A region from the Lolium perenne isolate Kyuss_39 chromosome 4, Kyuss_2.0, whole genome shotgun sequence genome encodes:
- the LOC127297520 gene encoding uncharacterized protein — MKAGRKNLQRACQDGSAVTLAEGESIMQVVTLRGSNLIEVTDGEGVKSLALFPAKFQKSFWIKNGNFVVVDASGRDEALESGSKIGCVVSRVLFHEQVRALEKSGEWPAIFKSASNSWAPGAEGTKSQVEKEQNSDEDDDDLPPLEANTNRNRTFDVQSDTESDSDS; from the exons ATGAAGGCCGGGAGGAAGAACCTGCAGCGCGCGTGCCAGGACGGCTCCGCCGTCACGCTCGCGGAGGGCGAGAGCATCATGCAGGTCGTCACGCTGCGCGGCTCCAACCTCATCGAG GTCACGGACGGCGAGGGCGTCAAGTCCCTTGCCCTGTTCCCGGCCAAGTTCCAGAAGAGCTTCTGGATCAAGAACG GTAATTTTGTGGTTGTGGATGCTAGCGGGAGGGACGAGGCTCTCGAATCAGGAAGCAAGATAGGCTGCGTCGTGTCGCGGGTCCTCTTTCATGAACAAGTTCGTGCTCTCGAAAAATCCGGCGAATG GCCAGCTATCTTCAAGTCAGCTTCCAACAGTTGGGCGCCAGGAGCAGAAGGAACAAAGTCGCAGGTTGAGAAAGAGCAGAACTCcgatgaagatgacgatgatctgCCACCACTCGAGGCGAACACAAACAGAAATAGAACGTTTGACGTGCAGTCTGATACAGAAAGTGATTCTGATTCTTAA
- the LOC139830378 gene encoding AP2/ERF and B3 domain-containing transcription factor ARF14-like, with translation MPPRRRPSSGYHGVRARPSGRYDAEIRSGDERIRLGTFDTAHEAARAYDAIAWRLGRSCRTMNFHDVWTREQAEMLAPPPPVITRQQQRRQRELEQRLLIAELDEALRLEWARQIPEDVAATEAFYAQKEEEKWRRSLSNV, from the exons atgcctccgcgccgccgcccctcctccgGCTACCACGGTGTTCGGGCGCGGCCGAGCGGCCGGTACGACGCGGAAATCCGCTCCGGCGACGAGCGGATCCGCCTCGGCACGTTCGATacggcgcacgaggcggcgcgggcgTACGACGCCATCGCCTGGCGCCTCGGCCGCTCCTGCCGGACCATGAACTTTCATGATGTCTGGACGCGGGAGCAGGCGGAGATgctcgcgccgccaccaccggtcATCACACGCCAGCAGCAGCGCCGCCAACGGGAGCTGGAGCAGCGCCTCCTCATCGCCGAGCTCGACGAGGCCCTCCGCCTCGAGTGGGCGCGCCAAATCCCCGAAGACGTCGCCGCCACGGAAGCCTTCTACgcgcagaaggaggaggagaagtggcGGCGAAG CTTAAGTAATGTCTAG